The following proteins are co-located in the Castanea sativa cultivar Marrone di Chiusa Pesio chromosome 8, ASM4071231v1 genome:
- the LOC142605545 gene encoding vacuolar protein sorting-associated protein 26A-like, whose product MNFIAGVFKPPCNVSISFADGRTRQQVPIKKDNGQTVLLPLFQSQENIVGEVLVEPTQGKKFEHNGIKIELLGQIELYFDRDNFYDFTSLVRELDVPGELYERKTYPFEFSTVEMPHESYNGVNVRLRYILKVTIGRNYVTNMVEYQEFVVRNYTPAPPINNSIKMEVGIEDCLHIEFEYNTSKYHLKDAILGKIYFLLVRVKIKNMELEIRRRESTGSGPNTYVETETLAKFELMDGAPVRGESIPIRLFLSPYELTPTYRNINNKFSVKYFLNLVLVDEEDRRYFKQQEITVYRLLEN is encoded by the exons atg AATTTCATAGCTGGAGTTTTCAAGCCACCGTGTAATGTTTCAATCTCCTTTGCTGATGGAAGAACTCGCCAGCAG gttccaataaagaaggACAATGGTCAAACTGTTTTGCTTCCTCTGTTCCAAAGTCAAGAAAACATTGTTGGCGAG GTTCTTGTAGAACCAACTCAAGGGAAGAAATTTGAACATAATGGTATTAAAATTGAGCTCCTCGGTCAAATAG AGTTGTATTTTGACAGAGACAACTTTTATGATTTTACTTCCCTTG TGCGTGAACTTGATGTTCCTGGTGAATTATATGAAAGGAAAACATATCCATTTGAATTTTCTACTGTTGAGATGCCTCATGAATCATACAATGGAGTCAACGTTAGGCTTAG GTATATTTTGAAAGTAACAATCGGTCGAAATTATGTCACTAACATGGTGGAGTACCAGGAATTTGTG GTTCGCAACTACACTCCAGCTCCACCAATCAATAACAGCATTAAG ATGGAGGTCGGAATTGAGGACTGTCTACACATTGAGTTTGAGTACAATACAAGCAA GTATCACCTGAAGGATGCCATCCttggaaaaatatattttcttttggtgaGAGTCAAGATTAAAAATATGGAGCTTGAGATTAGGCGTCGGGAGTCAACTGGATCAGGGCCCAATACATACGTTGAAACCGAGACCCTTGCAAAATTTGAGTTGATGGACGGTGCTCCTGTCAGAG GAGAATCAATTCCAATCAGACTTTTCCTTAGTCCTTATGAACTGACGCCAACATATCgcaacatcaacaacaaattTAGTGTGAAGTACTTTTTGAATCTGGTTCTTGTGGATGAGGAGGATCGGCGGTATTTCAAGCAGCAAGAAATCACAGTCTATCGGCTTCTTGAAAATTAA